The Thermococcus thermotolerans genome contains a region encoding:
- a CDS encoding leucine/methionine racemase yields MGYPKNKEEVVERYSRVFPRSARVTYAPIVGVKARNALVWDIEGREYIDFLSDAAVQNVGHNNPRIVQAIKDQAERLIHFTFIYGFPVEPLLLAEKLAEIAPIESPKVSFGMTGSDANDGAIKFARAYTGRRTILSYLRSYYGATYGAMSITGLDFEVRSVVGELSDVHYIPYPNCYRCPFGKEPKTCKMECVSYIKEKFEGEVYAEGTAALFAEPIQGDAGMVVPPDGYFKKVKKILDEHGILLAVDEVQSGMGRTGKWFAIEHFGVKPDIITLAKPLGGGLPISAIIGRGEILDSLPSLGHTFTLSGNPLASRAALAVIEEIEEKDLLRRAEKLGKHTKKRLEKMKEEHELIGDVRGLGLMLGVDLVKNRETKERAYEEARKVVWRAYELGLVLAFLQGNVLRIQPPLTIEEELLDEGLDRLEKAIADVEEGRVPDEVLTKVQGW; encoded by the coding sequence ATGGGGTATCCCAAAAACAAGGAGGAAGTCGTGGAGCGCTATTCACGGGTTTTCCCAAGGTCGGCACGCGTTACCTATGCCCCGATAGTGGGAGTGAAAGCCCGGAACGCCCTCGTCTGGGACATCGAGGGCAGGGAGTACATAGACTTCCTGAGCGATGCGGCGGTGCAGAACGTTGGCCACAACAACCCCCGTATTGTCCAAGCAATAAAAGACCAGGCGGAAAGGCTGATCCACTTCACGTTCATCTACGGCTTCCCTGTTGAGCCTCTCCTCCTGGCCGAGAAGCTCGCCGAGATAGCGCCGATTGAAAGTCCAAAGGTCAGCTTCGGAATGACGGGGAGCGATGCCAACGACGGTGCAATAAAGTTCGCGAGGGCTTACACAGGCAGGAGGACGATTTTGAGCTACCTCAGGAGCTACTACGGGGCAACCTACGGTGCCATGAGCATAACCGGACTCGACTTTGAGGTTCGCTCGGTAGTGGGGGAGCTGAGCGACGTTCACTACATTCCCTATCCCAACTGCTACCGCTGTCCCTTCGGGAAGGAGCCGAAGACCTGCAAAATGGAGTGCGTCTCCTACATCAAGGAAAAGTTCGAAGGGGAGGTTTACGCGGAGGGAACCGCCGCACTCTTTGCCGAGCCGATACAGGGCGATGCTGGAATGGTCGTCCCACCGGATGGATACTTCAAAAAGGTGAAGAAAATCCTCGATGAACACGGCATCCTCCTGGCTGTGGACGAGGTTCAGAGCGGAATGGGGAGAACCGGCAAATGGTTCGCAATAGAGCACTTCGGGGTCAAGCCAGACATAATAACCCTCGCAAAGCCCCTCGGAGGTGGACTGCCGATAAGCGCGATAATCGGCCGGGGAGAGATCCTCGATTCCCTGCCGTCCCTGGGCCATACATTTACACTGAGCGGCAATCCGTTGGCGAGCAGGGCGGCTTTGGCCGTCATCGAGGAGATAGAGGAGAAGGACCTCCTTAGGAGGGCGGAGAAGCTCGGAAAACACACTAAAAAGAGGCTGGAGAAGATGAAGGAGGAGCACGAGCTCATAGGCGACGTCCGCGGCCTCGGCCTGATGCTCGGCGTTGACCTCGTGAAGAACAGGGAGACAAAGGAGAGGGCCTACGAGGAGGCCAGAAAGGTCGTCTGGCGCGCCTACGAGCTCGGCCTTGTGCTTGCCTTCCTCCAGGGCAACGTGCTGAGGATTCAGCCGCCCCTCACGATAGAGGAGGAGCTCCTTGACGAGGGTCTCGACAGGCTGGAGAAGGCCATAGCAGACGTGGAGGAGGGCAGGGTCCCGGACGAGGTTCTGACGAAGGTTCAGGGCTGGTGA
- the nuoI gene encoding NADH-quinone oxidoreductase subunit NuoI has translation MEVDFKVAPESKIRKKPSYIKPWMGLKYLFKKPVTIKIPQEKTQIAKEYRGLHTLDWKKCVGCNFCGQICPARAIEMTWLEKDGQMEKRPHPKIDYGRCTYCQFCVDVCPTGALGFIETFMITTTWQEEQLEIFDWVPIHPNEFRKYQDEYGDYRFPVEKIEFNRETKEVTYHLRDGTVFKFKILGYGIRPPKKPTPAKPAAKPAEKKPEEKATAKTAEKPAEKKEAEPAEKTEEKKE, from the coding sequence ATGGAGGTAGATTTTAAGGTCGCCCCGGAGAGCAAAATCAGGAAGAAGCCGTCATACATAAAGCCCTGGATGGGTCTAAAGTACCTCTTCAAGAAGCCGGTCACGATAAAGATACCCCAGGAGAAGACCCAGATTGCGAAAGAGTACCGTGGGCTTCACACCCTCGACTGGAAGAAGTGCGTCGGCTGTAACTTCTGCGGCCAGATATGCCCGGCGAGAGCCATAGAGATGACCTGGCTCGAAAAGGACGGCCAGATGGAGAAGAGGCCCCATCCCAAGATAGACTACGGAAGGTGCACCTACTGCCAGTTCTGTGTTGACGTGTGTCCCACCGGAGCCCTGGGCTTCATCGAGACATTCATGATAACCACCACCTGGCAGGAGGAGCAGCTTGAGATATTCGACTGGGTTCCCATACACCCGAACGAGTTCAGGAAGTATCAGGATGAATACGGCGACTACCGCTTCCCGGTCGAGAAGATAGAGTTCAACAGGGAGACCAAGGAAGTTACCTACCACCTCAGGGACGGCACCGTGTTCAAGTTCAAGATACTCGGCTACGGCATAAGGCCGCCCAAGAAGCCAACCCCGGCCAAGCCCGCGGCAAAGCCCGCCGAGAAGAAGCCCGAGGAAAAAGCGACCGCCAAGACCGCAGAAAAGCCTGCGGAGAAGAAGGAAGCCGAGCCCGCCGAAAAGACCGAGGAGAAGAAGGAGTGA
- a CDS encoding NADH-quinone oxidoreductase subunit D: MVSQSELVKEARENGMELLPIDKDTYELFFGPQHMATENYSIILKMDGNRVVKAIANPGFLHRGFEKLAEYRPWYTNIALLLRVCVPEPDVPEVIYSMAVEEILGWEVPDRAQWIRTTVLEMARVSAYLFWTMGMAFKLGVYTAGQWAAAYRERFMALFEQLTGARVYHIYTIPGGVRRDIPSDAWLRRLRDTVEYIKSKLPDFDEILFENYITHRRLEGIGVMDKKFALDEGVTGPNLRATGVPYDVRRVDPYLLYPELDFEVPVLRDGDALARVMVRRFEIEQDLYILEQLLDMGPPSGPYKIEDPRLKNLPRFKVPAGDAFAHVESTKGDFGAYVVSDGKNKPYRLQLRGPSISHGIRVIEQLLVGARIADVPVILVSLDNCPPDIDR; this comes from the coding sequence ATGGTTTCACAGAGCGAGCTTGTTAAAGAGGCAAGAGAGAACGGGATGGAGCTGCTTCCAATAGACAAGGATACTTACGAGCTGTTCTTCGGACCGCAGCACATGGCAACCGAGAACTACAGCATAATCCTCAAGATGGACGGCAACAGGGTCGTTAAGGCTATAGCAAACCCCGGCTTCCTCCACAGGGGGTTCGAGAAGCTGGCCGAGTACAGACCGTGGTACACGAACATAGCCTTACTGCTTAGAGTCTGTGTTCCCGAGCCCGATGTCCCGGAGGTCATATACTCAATGGCCGTCGAGGAAATACTCGGCTGGGAAGTCCCGGACAGAGCGCAGTGGATCAGGACAACCGTCCTTGAGATGGCGAGGGTCTCAGCGTACCTGTTCTGGACGATGGGTATGGCCTTCAAGCTCGGTGTCTATACTGCAGGCCAGTGGGCTGCGGCATACCGTGAGAGGTTCATGGCGCTCTTCGAACAGCTCACCGGGGCCAGGGTCTACCACATTTACACAATCCCGGGAGGTGTGAGGAGGGACATACCCAGCGACGCCTGGCTGAGGCGCCTCAGGGACACGGTGGAGTACATAAAGAGCAAGCTCCCCGACTTCGACGAGATACTCTTCGAGAACTACATAACCCACCGCAGGCTTGAAGGGATAGGCGTTATGGACAAGAAGTTTGCCCTTGACGAGGGCGTTACCGGGCCCAACCTCCGTGCCACCGGAGTTCCCTACGATGTGAGGCGCGTTGACCCGTATCTCCTCTATCCGGAGCTTGACTTCGAGGTGCCCGTTCTGAGGGACGGGGATGCCCTCGCGAGGGTCATGGTGAGGCGCTTTGAGATAGAGCAGGACCTCTACATTTTAGAGCAGCTACTCGACATGGGGCCGCCCAGCGGGCCATACAAGATCGAGGACCCGAGGCTCAAGAACCTGCCTAGGTTCAAGGTTCCGGCCGGAGATGCCTTTGCCCACGTCGAGAGCACCAAGGGAGACTTCGGCGCCTACGTCGTCAGCGATGGAAAGAACAAGCCGTACAGGCTACAGCTCAGGGGGCCGAGCATATCCCACGGAATCAGAGTCATCGAGCAGCTCCTCGTCGGAGCGAGAATAGCCGACGTGCCCGTGATACTCGTGAGCCTTGACAACTGCCCACCGGATATCGACAGGTGA
- a CDS encoding respiratory chain complex I subunit 1 family protein, which yields MFEVALKALFLLLYATFVGFIFMGIIRKVSARIHRRVGPPLYQPILDTIKLLSKKSNITHGLIYDFGIIYALGATILALFFIPIGSVSILRAYGDLILITFLLEIPMLGIMFAAMSSGNPWAGLGAQRALLTLLAIQVPLGFAIVALAEFYGTFSTYQIVMAQQVSGWSITHVSLLLAAIAYDIVLQAMFGKEPFDIMIAPGEISLGPMVEFGGKHMGILQIQHAIALFAETLFFSNIFLGGAVVTIFASPVLNTIASLGILLIKQIAVLMVAIFIGNIFPRFTIDQAAKFYWKWPTIIAALGAVLASL from the coding sequence ATGTTTGAAGTTGCGCTGAAAGCCCTCTTCCTATTACTTTACGCGACCTTTGTAGGGTTCATCTTCATGGGCATCATAAGGAAGGTTTCAGCGAGAATACACAGGAGAGTCGGTCCGCCGCTCTATCAGCCGATACTCGATACCATAAAGCTCCTCTCAAAGAAGAGCAACATAACCCACGGCCTCATCTACGACTTCGGAATAATCTACGCCCTCGGAGCAACGATACTGGCGCTGTTTTTCATTCCGATAGGCAGCGTCAGCATACTCAGGGCCTACGGTGACCTCATCCTCATCACGTTCCTGCTTGAGATACCGATGCTCGGAATAATGTTCGCCGCAATGAGCTCAGGAAACCCATGGGCAGGCCTCGGTGCCCAGCGTGCACTGCTCACACTACTCGCCATACAGGTTCCGCTCGGCTTCGCCATAGTCGCCCTTGCGGAGTTCTACGGAACGTTCAGCACATACCAGATAGTCATGGCCCAGCAGGTCAGCGGGTGGAGCATAACCCACGTATCGCTCCTCCTCGCGGCGATAGCCTACGACATAGTCCTCCAGGCGATGTTCGGAAAGGAGCCTTTCGACATCATGATCGCACCGGGTGAGATATCCCTCGGTCCAATGGTCGAGTTCGGCGGCAAGCACATGGGAATCCTCCAGATACAGCACGCCATAGCACTCTTCGCCGAAACACTGTTCTTCAGCAACATCTTCCTCGGCGGTGCGGTGGTTACTATCTTTGCAAGCCCAGTGCTCAACACTATAGCCAGCCTCGGAATCCTCCTCATCAAGCAGATAGCCGTGCTCATGGTGGCGATATTCATCGGCAACATCTTCCCGAGGTTCACCATAGACCAGGCGGCCAAGTTCTACTGGAAGTGGCCGACTATCATAGCGGCCCTTGGTGCCGTATTAGCGAGTCTGTGA
- a CDS encoding DUF996 domain-containing protein translates to MGAVNVRSEKSMGLWGAILTLVGSFIPYIGGVVSLIGFILILLALKGIGDAVNDERPFKNYLYGIIFAIGGLIVLIALLLGTFAIVPAGWRLSESAGIGLAITFFILFVALIVGAAYFQKRAWLAMYEITGTKEFRDAATWVWWGALTAIILVGFILLLIARIFVIIAFNNMPEELGEEPEPAPVEEVIW, encoded by the coding sequence ATGGGTGCTGTCAATGTTAGAAGTGAAAAGAGCATGGGCCTGTGGGGAGCTATCCTCACCCTAGTTGGCAGCTTTATACCGTATATCGGCGGTGTAGTGTCGCTGATCGGCTTCATCCTGATACTGCTGGCACTCAAGGGCATAGGTGATGCCGTGAACGACGAGAGGCCCTTCAAGAACTACCTCTACGGCATAATCTTTGCCATCGGTGGCCTGATAGTCCTCATAGCTCTACTGCTCGGAACTTTCGCCATAGTTCCAGCGGGATGGCGCCTCAGCGAATCGGCCGGGATAGGTCTGGCAATCACCTTCTTCATACTGTTCGTGGCCCTGATAGTCGGGGCCGCCTACTTCCAGAAGAGGGCATGGCTCGCGATGTACGAGATAACCGGCACCAAGGAGTTCAGAGACGCAGCCACGTGGGTGTGGTGGGGTGCGCTGACTGCCATAATCCTCGTCGGATTCATTCTGCTCCTGATCGCGCGCATCTTCGTCATAATAGCATTCAACAACATGCCCGAAGAACTCGGAGAAGAACCCGAACCAGCGCCGGTGGAAGAGGTCATCTGGTGA
- a CDS encoding Lrp/AsnC family transcriptional regulator: MRSNGHLDELDRMILHILQEDGRASYSEIARRLKVPESTVRLRVKKLMERGVIRKFSALINPFKAGYSIVAFIAVDVEPSRVKKAAEELSKLPEVDVLGIATGAHDILMQVTVKDLQELESFLIEKLGRIEGIRSTETSILTSVRKWGYARVF; the protein is encoded by the coding sequence ATGCGAAGTAATGGACATCTTGACGAGCTGGACAGGATGATACTCCACATCCTCCAGGAGGACGGAAGGGCCAGCTACTCGGAGATAGCCAGACGTCTAAAGGTTCCGGAATCAACGGTCAGGCTCCGTGTGAAGAAGCTGATGGAGCGGGGCGTCATCAGGAAGTTTTCAGCCCTCATAAACCCCTTCAAGGCAGGCTACTCGATCGTTGCTTTCATAGCCGTTGATGTCGAGCCAAGCAGGGTGAAGAAAGCGGCCGAAGAGCTCAGCAAGCTGCCGGAGGTGGACGTCCTAGGCATAGCAACCGGGGCACACGACATACTCATGCAGGTAACAGTTAAGGACCTCCAGGAGCTGGAGAGCTTCCTCATTGAGAAGCTCGGAAGAATAGAGGGAATAAGGAGCACGGAGACGTCTATCCTGACGAGCGTGCGGAAGTGGGGCTACGCGAGGGTGTTCTAA
- a CDS encoding NADH-quinone oxidoreductase subunit C yields the protein MTDYEALVSTITEKAPYAEGKVRRERRIEFRIPSDRIRDFLKLLKDNDFELLLQITAVDWPDRGEIELIYQVFSITHRTHTFVRTAIPRDNSVVPTVMDIYPVAETYERDAHEFFQVVFEGNPKLKMPWILEEEDKEAGLSYRKDFDMLGYVKRKYKILDRFDEDKDTYVI from the coding sequence ATGACTGACTACGAGGCTCTCGTTTCAACCATCACCGAAAAGGCCCCGTACGCGGAGGGAAAGGTCAGGCGCGAGAGGAGAATAGAGTTCAGGATACCCTCCGACAGGATAAGGGACTTCCTCAAGCTGCTCAAGGACAACGACTTTGAGCTCCTGCTCCAGATCACGGCCGTTGACTGGCCCGACAGGGGAGAAATCGAGCTAATTTATCAGGTCTTCAGCATAACCCACAGGACACACACCTTCGTGAGAACCGCCATACCGAGGGACAACTCAGTGGTGCCCACCGTCATGGACATCTACCCTGTTGCGGAGACCTACGAGAGGGACGCCCACGAGTTCTTCCAGGTCGTCTTTGAGGGCAATCCAAAACTTAAGATGCCCTGGATACTGGAGGAGGAAGACAAAGAGGCTGGCCTCTCATACAGGAAGGACTTTGACATGCTCGGCTACGTGAAGAGGAAGTATAAGATACTGGACAGGTTCGATGAGGATAAGGACACCTATGTGATCTGA
- a CDS encoding proton-conducting transporter transmembrane domain-containing protein, with product MINELLIIIFAPLIAGVIAWALDIKGVREALGVIGAAIPLAYLIKLYPTVMGGETIQYDITFGGFTFNFVLAPMGLVFAMIAGVVGLAAVLGMASTARSSYEWLFALMSLTGVFGIFLSYDLLAFFIFWEVMTFGSFMMVLKYNKSASLKYFILSVIGAYAMLIAIGIIYARVGSFSFIKVYNAFAQDAALGMVGGETLFSRGDMAAIFGLFLVAFGVKAGTFPLHVWAPDAYSETNQSYTAMFSGVLSKTGVYGFILLYMLMGYRLMAEFGTFRSVPSFGYIIAFLGGLTIIVGGLLAALQEDIRKLFAYSSISQIGYILVAIGVGSALSIEAGIYHAISHALFKGLFFLIVATIIYRTGKTEFKDMGGLAEKMPFTFAMAFVAILSLAGIPPLVGFASKWLIFESVISQNMPILGGMVFFGSAIGFVYLIRFTYAVWFGQRPTDLDDVKDAPLPLAIGMGILALLNVVFGIAPGLVAGELNKIIGKDVIGGTIWELDIGVGKYNGLLITIWLVIGLLVAAIIYFLGARVRRVPVTDTYQSGNPVTMDYNLTIRRNFFLPLKEALSFWLRISFDKLYKDIGKTAEDFAETMKNYVYNGNVQSYAWYLAIILLILAMWGV from the coding sequence ATGATTAACGAGCTCTTAATCATCATTTTCGCGCCCCTCATAGCGGGGGTCATAGCGTGGGCGCTCGACATAAAAGGGGTAAGGGAAGCATTGGGTGTAATAGGCGCAGCGATACCACTCGCCTACCTCATTAAGCTCTATCCCACCGTTATGGGCGGCGAGACCATCCAGTACGACATCACATTTGGCGGCTTTACCTTCAATTTTGTCCTCGCTCCAATGGGACTGGTATTCGCCATGATTGCAGGAGTAGTCGGTCTGGCCGCGGTGCTCGGCATGGCCTCAACCGCAAGGAGCAGCTACGAGTGGCTCTTCGCCCTCATGAGCCTCACCGGTGTCTTTGGGATATTCCTGTCCTACGACCTGCTGGCGTTCTTCATATTCTGGGAGGTCATGACCTTCGGAAGCTTCATGATGGTGCTCAAGTACAACAAATCCGCCTCGCTCAAGTACTTCATCCTGAGCGTCATAGGCGCCTACGCCATGCTGATAGCGATAGGCATCATCTACGCCAGAGTGGGCTCCTTCAGCTTCATCAAGGTTTACAACGCCTTCGCCCAGGACGCTGCCCTCGGCATGGTCGGTGGAGAAACCCTGTTCAGCAGGGGCGATATGGCGGCCATATTTGGCCTCTTCCTGGTGGCCTTCGGCGTCAAGGCGGGAACCTTCCCGCTCCACGTCTGGGCGCCAGACGCTTACAGCGAGACCAACCAGAGCTACACCGCAATGTTCAGCGGTGTCCTCAGCAAGACCGGGGTCTACGGCTTTATACTCCTCTACATGCTGATGGGCTACAGACTCATGGCGGAGTTCGGAACATTCAGGAGCGTTCCCTCATTCGGCTATATAATTGCCTTCCTCGGAGGTCTGACGATAATCGTGGGCGGTCTTCTTGCAGCTTTGCAAGAGGACATCAGAAAGCTCTTCGCGTACTCCAGTATAAGCCAGATAGGCTACATCCTCGTTGCCATCGGCGTCGGCAGTGCCCTCAGCATCGAGGCAGGTATATACCACGCTATAAGCCACGCCCTCTTCAAGGGACTGTTCTTCCTCATCGTGGCGACGATAATATACCGCACCGGCAAGACCGAGTTCAAGGACATGGGCGGTCTGGCTGAGAAGATGCCGTTCACATTCGCCATGGCCTTTGTCGCAATCCTCAGCCTGGCAGGAATACCGCCCCTCGTCGGCTTCGCCAGCAAGTGGCTGATATTCGAGTCAGTCATAAGCCAGAACATGCCCATACTGGGTGGCATGGTGTTCTTCGGAAGTGCGATAGGCTTCGTCTACCTCATCAGGTTCACCTACGCCGTCTGGTTCGGACAGAGGCCGACTGACCTCGACGACGTTAAGGATGCTCCCCTACCGCTGGCGATAGGCATGGGCATACTGGCTTTACTCAACGTGGTCTTCGGCATCGCCCCGGGTCTCGTCGCGGGAGAGCTCAACAAGATAATAGGCAAAGATGTCATCGGTGGAACCATCTGGGAGCTTGACATCGGCGTCGGCAAGTACAACGGACTTCTCATCACAATCTGGCTCGTAATCGGCCTGCTGGTGGCGGCAATAATATACTTCCTCGGCGCGAGGGTCAGGAGGGTTCCGGTCACCGACACCTACCAGTCAGGAAACCCGGTCACCATGGACTACAACCTCACCATAAGGAGGAACTTCTTCCTGCCGCTCAAAGAGGCCCTGTCCTTCTGGCTCAGGATAAGCTTCGACAAGCTCTATAAGGATATTGGAAAGACCGCTGAGGACTTCGCCGAGACCATGAAAAACTACGTCTACAATGGAAACGTTCAGAGCTATGCTTGGTATCTGGCCATAATACTCCTTATACTGGCAATGTGGGGGGTGTGA
- a CDS encoding NuoB/complex I 20 kDa subunit family protein, whose amino-acid sequence MDWKLWEPLIEFARKRSLWIVSFCTGCGGIEMPPLMTSRYDLERFGMMPNPAPRMADLFLITGYVTPKTLKRIIITYEMQPDPKYVIAHGSCTINGGIYWDAYNAIKRLDAYIPVDVYIAGCMPRPESVMEGINKMMEMIENGTADSWKRYKENYEWYKKNQDELFGEGWREREAKRWIPWIMDDLKRVEKEREKND is encoded by the coding sequence ATGGATTGGAAGCTCTGGGAACCGCTTATTGAATTCGCAAGGAAAAGGAGCCTTTGGATAGTGTCTTTCTGTACGGGATGCGGCGGTATAGAGATGCCGCCGCTCATGACCTCCAGATACGACCTAGAGCGCTTTGGAATGATGCCCAATCCGGCCCCGAGAATGGCCGACTTGTTCCTCATCACCGGCTACGTCACGCCAAAGACCCTCAAGAGGATAATCATAACCTACGAGATGCAGCCGGATCCAAAATACGTCATAGCCCACGGTTCGTGCACCATCAACGGGGGCATCTACTGGGACGCCTACAACGCCATCAAGAGGCTTGACGCATACATCCCGGTCGATGTCTACATAGCCGGCTGTATGCCGAGGCCCGAGTCAGTCATGGAGGGTATCAACAAGATGATGGAGATGATCGAGAACGGCACGGCCGACAGCTGGAAGCGCTACAAGGAGAACTACGAGTGGTACAAGAAGAACCAGGACGAGCTGTTCGGAGAGGGATGGCGCGAGAGAGAAGCCAAGAGATGGATTCCCTGGATAATGGACGACCTCAAGAGGGTCGAAAAGGAGCGTGAGAAGAATGACTGA
- a CDS encoding uracil-xanthine permease family protein, translated as METLETTKGPVLKVGIEDKVEPSKALVFGLQHVLAMFGATVTVPLVVGGAVGLSGSEVALMIQAVLLAMGIATLLQTTIGSRYPIVQGSSFAFIPGLIAIGSSLGMAAVQGALIVGGLIEAAIGWLGIIGKVRNLFTPLVTGVTITLIGFSLADVAVKNFFNFYADPSGGTVVKATLVAAVTFLTTVMVALKAGGSLRAMPVVVGALVGYLVSVPLGLVDFGLVKTLPAVSLPTLFPWDEPIFNTTAVVLLLFAFMVSIIESVGDYHAIAAVTNSEINEKRIARGIGSEGLACSIAGLLGACGTTSYSENIGVVALTKVGSRYVVQIGAVILILLSLIPKFAGILASMPAPVLGGLTLALYGMISVTGLRLIKEKVEFSDRNTLILATSLIAGLGAPQLPAEFLAVFPKVIASILESGMAVGALTAIILDRLL; from the coding sequence ATGGAAACCCTTGAAACCACGAAAGGACCGGTACTTAAGGTTGGAATCGAGGATAAAGTTGAACCTTCAAAGGCTTTGGTTTTTGGCCTTCAGCATGTTCTCGCGATGTTCGGTGCCACCGTCACCGTGCCCCTGGTCGTCGGCGGTGCCGTTGGTCTGAGCGGCTCCGAGGTTGCCCTCATGATACAGGCAGTTCTGCTGGCGATGGGCATCGCAACTCTGCTCCAGACGACGATAGGCTCCCGCTATCCGATAGTGCAGGGATCGAGCTTCGCCTTTATTCCCGGGCTGATAGCCATAGGCTCTTCCCTGGGAATGGCCGCGGTGCAAGGGGCATTGATAGTCGGCGGCCTAATCGAGGCCGCAATAGGCTGGCTTGGGATAATCGGGAAGGTCAGGAATCTCTTCACACCGCTGGTCACCGGTGTCACGATAACCCTCATCGGCTTCAGTCTAGCAGATGTTGCGGTAAAGAACTTCTTCAATTTCTACGCCGACCCCTCCGGCGGAACGGTTGTCAAGGCCACCCTGGTGGCGGCTGTAACTTTCCTCACGACCGTCATGGTCGCCCTTAAGGCCGGGGGGAGTCTGAGGGCCATGCCCGTTGTGGTCGGCGCGCTCGTGGGCTACCTCGTCAGCGTCCCTCTGGGACTGGTGGACTTCGGGCTGGTAAAAACCCTGCCCGCGGTAAGCCTTCCCACGCTCTTTCCGTGGGACGAGCCGATATTCAACACCACCGCGGTGGTTCTCCTCCTCTTTGCCTTCATGGTGAGCATAATAGAGAGCGTCGGCGACTACCACGCGATAGCGGCCGTAACCAACTCCGAGATAAACGAGAAGCGGATAGCGAGGGGCATCGGCAGTGAGGGTTTAGCCTGTTCAATAGCCGGTCTCCTCGGAGCGTGCGGGACGACGAGCTATTCCGAGAACATAGGCGTTGTTGCGCTGACCAAGGTCGGCAGCAGGTACGTGGTGCAGATAGGGGCGGTTATCCTCATACTGCTCTCGCTGATTCCCAAATTCGCCGGAATCCTTGCCTCGATGCCGGCGCCGGTTCTCGGGGGTCTGACATTGGCCCTGTACGGAATGATCAGCGTCACCGGCTTGAGGCTGATAAAGGAAAAGGTAGAGTTCAGCGACAGGAACACCCTGATACTAGCCACCTCTCTGATAGCAGGTCTCGGCGCGCCTCAACTTCCTGCGGAGTTCCTGGCAGTATTTCCGAAGGTTATCGCCAGCATCCTTGAGTCCGGCATGGCTGTTGGAGCGCTTACGGCCATAATCCTCGACAGGCTCCTCTGA
- a CDS encoding DUF996 domain-containing protein: protein MVSVGVDIRSERTLGLIGSILVLVGGFTGVVPYVGVFTGTISLVGAILILVALKGIGDKMGDDRPFKYYLYSIIVAFAGSIIAAILIVIGIFSLSNAAMIGMRPFEHPLSFFGAGVLIVGFVAFVAVLLIGVYFAKQAWQAMYEITGVDAFESTAKWLWWGALTAIILVGFILLLVAAIYQIIAFANLPEELEAGPSTAPVV, encoded by the coding sequence GTGGTCTCCGTGGGTGTGGACATAAGGAGTGAGAGGACCTTAGGCCTCATAGGGTCGATACTCGTTCTCGTCGGAGGGTTTACAGGAGTCGTCCCGTACGTCGGAGTATTCACAGGGACGATATCACTCGTGGGTGCGATACTTATCCTTGTCGCCCTGAAGGGGATAGGCGACAAGATGGGGGACGACAGACCGTTCAAATACTATCTCTACTCAATCATAGTCGCCTTTGCGGGCTCAATAATAGCCGCCATACTCATCGTTATTGGCATATTCTCACTATCCAACGCAGCCATGATTGGAATGAGACCCTTTGAACACCCGCTGAGCTTCTTCGGGGCAGGAGTCCTCATCGTCGGCTTCGTGGCGTTCGTGGCGGTGTTGCTAATAGGGGTATACTTTGCAAAGCAGGCATGGCAGGCAATGTACGAGATAACTGGAGTCGATGCATTTGAAAGCACCGCCAAGTGGCTCTGGTGGGGCGCGCTGACCGCCATAATCCTCGTCGGATTCATCCTGCTTCTCGTGGCGGCTATCTATCAGATAATTGCCTTCGCAAACCTCCCAGAGGAACTCGAAGCCGGGCCCTCGACCGCTCCGGTCGTGTAA